A stretch of the Phycisphaerae bacterium genome encodes the following:
- a CDS encoding efflux RND transporter periplasmic adaptor subunit, giving the protein MTTTTENNERSTTEAAAVRVRSGRRGRWIAAGLVLAGLVLVGLVASIPTAKESVPPVEPVPVNVTVRPVSPVAELADTFVLPAVVQPNAVVKVAAEVSGRIEGYGVRASEASGPRGVLPAGSEIAEGQPVSAGDPLVILNRELLEAQRERVAAQHAYDQQEFERIRGLHEQNVASETELNEMRTRRDVSRAQLDEAQRMLARTTITAPIGGILNDWVMEPGEYAAPGEVVAEIVDIDTVKVQADVSERDADFLRVGQTAEVLRRGEEAAPLTGTITYINAVADEATRTTRIEVTVPNRIEAEAGSGEGGYRLRSGQIVNVRLTRRVLQDVIMVPLASVIPLEEGKEVYVVREGKVERRPVELGIIRGLNIQAVSGLEPGELLIVAGQRLASPGQPVHIVPADPSTQSALQTVKAAGDAP; this is encoded by the coding sequence ATGACAACCACCACAGAGAACAACGAGAGATCGACCACGGAGGCCGCAGCGGTTCGCGTGCGGAGCGGACGGCGCGGGCGGTGGATCGCGGCGGGGCTGGTGCTGGCTGGGCTCGTGCTTGTGGGTCTGGTGGCTTCGATTCCCACGGCGAAGGAGAGCGTTCCTCCGGTCGAGCCGGTTCCGGTGAACGTGACGGTGCGGCCGGTTTCGCCGGTGGCGGAGTTGGCGGACACGTTCGTGCTGCCCGCGGTGGTTCAGCCGAACGCGGTGGTCAAGGTGGCTGCGGAGGTTTCGGGGCGGATCGAGGGTTACGGGGTTCGGGCGTCGGAGGCGAGCGGTCCGCGCGGCGTTTTGCCGGCGGGCAGCGAGATCGCGGAGGGTCAGCCGGTGAGCGCGGGCGATCCGCTGGTGATTCTGAATCGGGAGCTGCTGGAGGCGCAGCGGGAGCGTGTGGCGGCGCAGCACGCGTACGACCAGCAGGAGTTTGAGCGGATCAGGGGGTTGCACGAGCAGAACGTCGCGTCGGAGACGGAGCTCAACGAGATGCGCACCCGTCGCGACGTGAGCAGGGCCCAACTCGATGAAGCGCAGCGGATGCTGGCCCGCACGACGATCACCGCCCCCATCGGCGGCATCCTCAACGATTGGGTCATGGAGCCGGGCGAGTACGCTGCGCCCGGCGAGGTGGTGGCTGAGATCGTCGATATCGACACGGTGAAGGTGCAGGCCGACGTGTCCGAGCGGGACGCCGACTTCCTGCGAGTCGGCCAGACCGCCGAGGTCCTTCGGCGCGGCGAAGAGGCTGCGCCGCTTACCGGCACGATCACGTACATCAACGCGGTGGCCGACGAGGCGACGCGCACCACGCGGATTGAGGTGACGGTGCCCAACCGGATCGAGGCGGAGGCCGGATCGGGGGAGGGCGGGTACCGCCTGCGGAGCGGCCAGATCGTCAACGTGCGTCTGACCCGCCGGGTGCTTCAGGACGTGATCATGGTTCCGCTGGCGAGCGTGATTCCGCTTGAGGAGGGCAAGGAGGTCTACGTGGTTCGGGAGGGCAAGGTCGAGCGTCGGCCGGTGGAGTTGGGGATCATCCGGGGCCTGAACATTCAGGCGGTAAGCGGGTTGGAGCCGGGCGAGCTGCTGATCGTGGCGGGCCAGCGTCTGGCGAGTCCCGGCCAGCCGGTCCACATCGTGCCGGCGGACCCGAGCACGCAGAGCGCCCTGCAGACCGTGAAGGCGGCGGGAGACGCGCCATGA